From a region of the Marasmius oreades isolate 03SP1 chromosome 7, whole genome shotgun sequence genome:
- a CDS encoding uncharacterized protein (CAZy:GH37; BUSCO:EOG09260TWS) has product MAPTLTHPPGVSFIDDHEVATRSSVADSDTYYGKESYSRSRTYSHSHIHGYNPKKAPAFEEDYHLRNRRLSHDEKGTGPRRYLIDVEETIRLVLEQEDTDGDFQISVTDAGPKMMSLGTATSNGFKTFDIRGTYMLSNLLQELALARDNGRKRIVLDEARLTENPVERLSRMIKNSFWHSLTRRIDGDGLEIITADPKNRTGRINPRIYVPHGEPAMAEYYRKVARDKPHMNLDVQVLPPKPDDPLFVKSLNQKPGILALAMNEIDDGKGGKTLKGIPFVVPGARFNELYNWDSYFISLGLLVDGQVNMAKGMVDHFIFEIKHYGKILNGSRSYYLCRSQPPFLTDMALQIYNQLDRSDVEENRQWLKRAIQAAIKEYHTVWMAEPRMDPKTGLSRYRPDGLGIPPETEATHFTHILEPYAAKHGLSVLEFSEKYNDGVLKEPKLDEYFLHDRAVRESGHDTTYRFEKRCANLATIDLQALLYKYEVDIGTAIREVFDDELEMEEDFPLAPFPPSPEAYANPGRECSTSRVQRSDEWFERAEHRRQMIDKYLWNESKGLYFDYDTVKKQQILYESVTALWALWAGCASEEQATKLVTQTIKKFEVLGGLVSGTEESRGKISLDRPNRQWDYPYAWHIMAWVGLERYGYLEDAQRLAYRFLYMMTTAFVDFNGVVPEKFDAVKLSHLVDAEYGNQGIDFKMVPREGFGWMNAAYQVGISFLNSHMRRAVAACTSPEVFFNAYLGNEQTKNVLTDPLGLAMENLDIAN; this is encoded by the exons ATGGCCCCGACTTTGACACACCCGCCTGGCGTTTCCTTCATCGACGACCACGAAGTCGCGACGAGATCGAGTGTTGCGGATTCGGACACGTATTATGGCAAAGAGTCTTATTCCAGGTCTCGGACCTACAGTCAT TCTCACATTCATGGATACAACCCCAAGAAGGCTCCGGCTTTCGAGGAAGATTATCATTTGCGAAACAGAAGGCTTTCCCACGACGAGAAGGGAACTGGACCTCGCAGATATCTTATAGACGTAGAGGAAACCATTCGTTTGGTTCTTGAGCAGGAGGACACTGATGGTGATTTCCAAATCAGCGTCACTGACGCTGGACCAAAGATGATGTCTCTGGGCACAGCGACTAGTAACGGCTTCAAGACATTTGATATTCGG GGTACATACATGCTGTCAAAccttcttcaagaactcGCCCTTGCTCGTGATAACGGTCGCAAACGAATTGTCCTTGATGAAGCCAGACTTACAGAAAACCCGGTCGAGCGTCTGTCTCGTATGATCAAGAATTCTTTTTGGCATTCTTTGACTCGGCGTATCGACGGGGACGGGCTCGAAATCATTACCGCCGACCCAAAGAACCGAACTGGGCGAATCAATCCTCGTATCTATGTTCCTCACGGGGAGCCTGCCATGGCCGAGTACTACAGGAAGGTCGCGCGAGACAAGCCGCACATGAACTTGGACGTTCAGGTCCTGCCACCAAAACCGGACGATCCCTTGTTTGTCAAAAGTCTTAACCAAAAACCGGGAATCCTGGCTTTAGCTATGAATGAAATTGACGATGGGAAAGGCGGTAAGACTTTGAAGGGTATTCCTTTCGTCGTTCCTGGAGCTCGTTTTAATGAA CTGTACAACTGGGACTCCTACTTCATTTCTCTCGGCCTGCTCGTCGACGGTCAAGTGAACATGGCAAAAGGCATGGTTGATCACTTCATTTTCGAGATCAAGCACTACGGCAAAATTCTGAACGGTAGTCGAAGCTACTATCTCTGTCGCTCGCAACCACCTTTCCTCACTGACATGGCCTTGCAAATATATAATCAACTCGACCGCTCGGATGTCGAAGAGAATCGTCAATGGCTGAAGCGGGCCATCCAAGCGGCTATCAAGGAGTACCACACTGTCTGGATGGCAGAGCCTCGCATGGATCCCAAGACAGGGTTATCCCGCTATCGTCCTGATGGGCTCGGTATCCCACCCGAGACTGAAGCCACACACTTCACGCATATCCTTGAGCCTTATGCGGCCAAACACGGTCTCTCTGTCCTCGAATTCAGTGAGAAGTACAACGACGGAGTATtaaaagaaccaaagttggacGAATATTTCTTACACGACAGGGCCGTGCGCGAATCAGGGCACGATACAACATACAGGTTTGAGAAGAGATGTGCGAATCTAGCGACCATTGATTTACAAGCGCTGCTGTACAAGTATGAAGTGGACATTGGCACTGCGATCCGGGAGGTGTTTGATGATGAATTGGAAATGGAAGAGGATTTCCCACTTGCGCCATTCCCTCCTTCTCCGGAAGCTTATGCGAACCCTGGTCGCGAGTGTTCGACTAGTAGGGTGCAAAGGAGTGACGAGTGGTTTGAACGAGCAGAACACAGACGTCAGATGATTGATAAGTATCTATGGAATGAGAGCAAGGGTCTCTACTTCGATTACGATACTGTCAAGAAGCAGCAGATATTGTACGAGAGTGTTACAGCGTTGTGGGCTCTTTGGGCAGGCTGTGCGAGCGAGGAACAGGCTACGAAGCTTGT AACCCAGACCATAAAGAAGTTTGAAGTTCTTGGTGGTCTTGTCTCTGGAACTGAAGAGTCTCGAGGCAAAATCTCGTTGGATAGGCCGAATCGGCAGTGGGACTATCC ATATGCATGGCAC ATCATGGCATGGGTTGGGCTTGAACGATACGGCTACCTCGAAGATGCTCAACGATTGGCGTACCGGTTCTTGTACAT GATGACCACTGCATTTGTCGATTTCAACGGTGTGGTTCCCGAGAAG TTTGACGCGGTTAAACTTTCTCATCTTGTTGATGCTGAGTACGGAAACCAAGGAATTGACTTTAAGATGGTACCTCGTGAAGGCTTTGGATGGATGAATG CTGCCTATCAGGTTGGCATTTCATTCCTCAACAGCCACATGCGTCGTGCTGTCGCTGCCTGCACGAGTCCGGAAGTATTCTTCAATGCTTACCTCGGAAACGAACAAACGAAGAATGTTTTGACTGATCCTCTTGGTCTGGCGATGGAGAACCTTGACATCGCCAACTAG